A window of the Garra rufa chromosome 10, GarRuf1.0, whole genome shotgun sequence genome harbors these coding sequences:
- the LOC141344684 gene encoding mannose-binding protein A-like, with amino-acid sequence MVSTIKIMALLKLFLKALLLLQFALQLLDGADPQNPNCPAYGGVPGTPGHNGLPGRDGRDGKDGATGPKGEKGEPGMNVQGPPGKAGPPGPAGEKGGRGPQGLPGSISDSLKSEMQQLNAKIAMIHKLVGFNTFKKVGQKFYITDGVEAAFDVGMQYCKDNGGALVLPRSASENQALLKVSISSDLISKKPYIRVIDRETEGRFVDTEGKQLTFTNWHSGQPDDYKGQQDCGTITDSGHWDDVGCDGLHPIICEIEISQNV; translated from the exons ATGGTCTCCACCATTAAAATT ATGGCGCTGTTAAAATTGTTCCTCAAGGCTCTTCTGCTCCTTCAGTTTGCACTGCAGCTGTTGGATGGAGCTGACCCTCAGAACCCGAACTGTCCTGCTTATGGTGGAGTTCCTGGCACTCCTGGACACAACGGTCTGCCTGGTAGAGATGGGAGAGATGGTAAAGATGGAGCCACTGGACCCAAAGGAGAGAAGGGAGAGCCAG GAATGAATGTGCAGGGGCCACCGGGTAAAGCAGGTCCACCTGGGCCAGCCGGAGAGAAGGGGGGAAGAGGACCCCAAGGTCTACCAG GCAGCATATCTGACTCCCTGAAATCTGAGATGCAGCAACTTAATGCCAAGATTGCCATGATTCATAAGCTTGTgggttttaatacatttaaaaaagttgGACAGAAATTCTATATCACTGATGGTGTTGAGGCAGCTTTTGATGTAGGGATGCAGTACTGCAAGGACAATGGTGGAGCACTAGTTTTGCCAAGATCTGCTTCTGAAAACCAGGCATTATTGAAAGTATCAATATCCAGTGATTTAATTAGTAAGAAGCCATATATTAGAGTTATAGACAGAGAAACAGAGGGACGGTTTGTGGACACTGAGGGAAAGCAGTTGACTTTTACCAACTGGCATTCTGGTCAGCCTGATGACTACAAGGGACAACAAGACTGTGGAACTATAACAGATTCTGGACATTGGGATGATGTTGGTTGTGATGGTCTACATCCCATCATATGTGAAATAGAAATCAGCCAGAATGTATAG
- the LOC141344690 gene encoding mannose-binding protein-like, which translates to MALSTQFLKALLLVQFALHLLEGAEPQNPNCPAYGGVPGTPGHNGLPGRDGRDGKDGATGPKGEKGEPGVNVQGPPGKVGPPGEKGERGLPGPQGSPGRESVLESLKSEIQQLKAKIAMFDKVASVSHFRRVGQKYYITDGVVGNFDQGIKYCKDFGGTMALPRNSAENEALLKLVVSSGLSSKKPYIGVTDRETEGRMVDTEGKQLTFSNWGQGQPDDYKGLQDCGVIDDSGRWDDGSCGDTRHFMCEIDNK; encoded by the exons ATGGCGCTGTCAACGCAGTTCCTCAAGGCTCTTCTGCTCGTTCAGTTTGCACTGCATCTGTTGGAAGGAGCTGAACCTCAAAACCCGAACTGTCCTGCATATGGTGGAGTTCCTGGCACTCCTGGACACAATGGTCTGCCTGGAAGAGATGGGAGAGATGGTAAAGATGGAGCCACTGGACCCAAAGGAGAGAAAGGAGAGCCAG GAGTAAATGTTCAGGGACCACCAGGTAAAGTGGGACCTCCTGGAGAAAAGGGCGAAAGGGGACTCCCAGGTCCACAAG gGTCTCCTGGAAGAGAAAGTGTTCTCGAATCCCTGAAATCTGAGATCCAGCAACTTAAAGCCAAGATTGCCATGTTTGACAAAGTTGCAAGTGTCAGCCACTTCAGGCGAGTTGGACAGAAATACTACATCACTGATGGTGTTGTAGGGAATTTTGATCAAGGAATCAAGTACTGCAAGGATTTTGGTGGAACAATGGCTCTCCCAAGAAATTCTGCAGAAAATGAAGCGTTATTGAAATTAGTAGTATCCAGTGGTTTAAGTAGTAAGAAGCCATATATTGGAGTCACAGACAGAGAAACAGAGGGACGGATGGTGGACACTGAGGGGAAGCAATTGACTTTTTCCAACTGGGGTCAAGGTCAGCCTGATGACTATAAGGGACTACAAGACTGTGGTGTTATAGACGACTCTGGCCGTTGGGATGATGGCAGTTGTGGTGATACACGTCATTTTATGTGTGAAATAGacaacaaataa